The stretch of DNA AATTATCAAAAACACCTTAAGGATGCGGAAGAATGGGTCTTGCCTGAAAAGCGGGAAGATTATGCCTGGAAGAAAACGCAAAAAGACATCTATGATGCTATGCAATCTCTTGAGTATGAAATCAACACCCTCTTCACTTCAAATGGTCAAACACCTTTTACTTCACTAGGTTTTGGTCTGGGAACCAATCGTTTTGAGCGTGAAATTCAAAAAGCTATCTTGAACATCCGAATCAAGGGACTTGGTTCAGAACACCGCACAGCTATCTTCCCTAAACTTATCTTCACGCTTAAAAGAGGACTCAACTTAGAAGAAGGGACTCCCAACTACGACATTAAGCAGTTGGCTCTTGAGTGTGCAACCAAGCGGATGTACCCAGATGTCTTGTCTTACGATAAGATTATCGAGTTGACAGGTTCTTTCAAGGTTCCTATGGGTTGCCGTTCGTTCCTTCAAGGATGGAAGGATGAGAATGGTGTAGAAGTCAATTCAGGTCGTATGAACCTGGGTGTTGTGACAGTTAACCTGCCTCGTATTTCTCTTGAGTCTGAGGGCGACATGAATAAGTTCTGGGAAATCTTCAACGAGCGGATGAATATCGCTGAAGATGCTCTTGTTTATCGTGTCGAACGCACTAAAGAGGCGACACCAGCGAATGCTCCTATCCTCTATCAGTACGGTGCTTTTGGCCATCGTCTAGGTAAAGAAGAAAGTGTTGACCAGCTCTTTAAGAATCGTCGCGCAACCGTTTCGCTGGGCTATATCGGTTTGTATGAAGTGGCTACTGTCTTCTTTGGAAATAGTTGGGAAAGCAATCCAGATGCTAAGGAATTCACGCTGGATATCATTCGTGATATGAAACGCCGTGTAGAAGAGTGGTCTGACCAATATGGCTACCATTTCTCTATCTACTCAACACCGTCCGAAAGTTTGACAGACCGTTTCTGCCGACTAGATACAGACAAGTTTGGCTCTATTCCTGATATTACAGACAAGGAATACTACACCAACTCTTTCCACTACGATGTTCGTAAAAATCCAACACCGTTTGAAAAATTAGACTTTGAGAAAGTCTATCCGGAAGCAGGTGCGTCAGGTGGTTTCATCCATTATTGTGAGTATCCAGTCCTTCAGCAAAATCCAAAGGCTCTGGAAGCTGTTTGGGATTATGCCTATGACCGTGTGGGCTATCTTGGGACCAATACTCCAATAGACCGTTGCTACAAGTGTGACTTTGAAGGGGATTTTGAACCAACTGAGAGAGGATTTGCTTGTCCAAACTGTGGGAATAGCGACCCTAAAACAGTAGACGTTGTTAAACGGACTTGTGGCTATTTAGGCAATCCTCAAGCGCGTCCGATGGTTAATGGACGTCACAAGGAAATCGCAGCGCGTGTCAAACATATGAATGGTTCAACGATTAAAATAGCTGGGCATCAAGTAACAAATTAGAAAGAAGTGAAATGGGAAAATATCAATTAGACGATAAGGGGCGTGCACAAGTGACCCGTTATCACGAGAAACACTCTAAAGGTGGAGCTGGTAAAAAAGAACGCTTGCTCAACCTCAGAGAACAATTTTTAAATAAGAATAAGAAGAAATAAAAGTGAGAGTCAGCTCTCGCTTTTCTCTTAGTGGGAGGTAAGGATGGAACTACGTAGACCAAGATTAGCAGATAAAGAAACAGTTTTAGAGATGATGGCAGAGTTTGAAAAGAGCCAATCAGCCCATGATGGAGGATTTTGGGATACAGAGAACTTTGTGTATGAAGAGTGGTTGGAAAGTAATCAGAATCAGGAAATGGGGATTAATTTGACTGAAGGATGGGTTCCCGCAATTCAGTTAGTAGCTTTTTCTGTGAAAGGTAAAGCAATTGGATTTCTTAATCTCCGGTTGCGCCTCAGTAACTTTTTACTAGAAGAAGGTGGCCACATTGGCTACTCCATTCGTCCATCAGAAAGAGGCAAGGGTTATGCTAAGGAAACTCTCCGTCAGGGCTTGCAAGTTGCTAAGGAAAAGAACATCAAGAAAGCTCTTGTGACCTGTAGCGTAAATAATCCTGCTAGCAGAGCAGTCATTTTAGCAAATGGAGGTCTCATTGAGGATGTTCGTAATGGAGTCGAGCGTTATTGGATAGAGGTAGCGAATGAATAATCCAAAACCACAAGAATGGAAAAGTGAAGAGCTCAGTCAAGGGCGTATCATCGACTACAAGGCCTTTAACTTTGTGGATGGAGAAGGCGTGCGTAACTCTCTCTATGTATCAGGCTGCATGTTTCACTGTGAGGGGTGTTATAATGTAGCGACTTGGTCCTTCAATGCTGGCATTCCCTATACAGCAGAATTAGAAGAACAGATCATGGCAGACCTTGCTCAACCTTATGTTCAAGGATTGACCTTGCTGGGAGGGGAGCCCTTTCTCAATACTGGGATTCTCTTGCCTCTGGTTAAACGCATCCGAAAGGAATTGCCAGATAAAGATATCTGGTCCTGGACGGGCTATACATGGGAAGAAATGATGTTGGAAACTCCAGATAAACTGGAACTCTTATCATTGATTGACATTCTTGTCGATGGACGATACGATCGAACTAAGAGAAATCTTATGCTCCAGTTTCGAGGTTCTTCCAATCAACGAATTATCGATGTGCAAAAATCGCTAGAAAGTGGGCAAGTAGTGATTTGGGACAAGCTCAATGATGGAAAAGAAAGCTATGAACAGGTGAAGAGAGAGTAACTTTCTTCTATAAAATACTTAAATAAATGACCTATCAAAAAAGAAAACATTTTCATGTTAAAAATTTTAAAAAACAGTAACAAATCCCTTGCAATCGCAGGGGCTTTGTGTTATTCTATTATGGTGCTGTAAATTACAGCCTTAGCTTTGATGCAAGAGGTTGCGACACGCTCGGTTGCATTGCCACGCAACGCCGCGTCGGTTTTCTTGTGGAGCTAGCCTATTATCTTAAATAGACGAAAAGGAGAAAAAGATGGCAAACAAAAAAATCCGTATCCGTTTGAAAGCTTACGAACACCGTACGCTTGACACAGCGGCTGCAAAAATCGTAGAATCAGCTACTCGTACAGGTGCACAAGTTGCGGGTCCAATCCCACTTCCAACTGAACGTAGCCTCTACACAATCATTCGTGCGACTCACAAATATAAAGACTCTCGCGAACAATTTGAAATGCGTACACACAAACGTTTGATCGATATCGTTAACCCAACTCAAAAAACAGTTGATGCTTTGATGAAATTGGATCTTCCAAGTGGTGTAAACGTAGAAATCAAACTTTAATCTAAAGCTTGATACCTTGAGCATAAAAAACGCTCGTTAAAAACTTTTTGAATAAAAAATATAGAAAAGGAACTATTTTCTCATGACAAAAGGAATCTTAGGGAAAAAAGTGGGAATGACTCAAATCTTCACTGAAGCTGGCGAATTGATCCCTGTAACAGTTATTGAAGCAACTCCAAACGTTGTTCTTCAAGTTAAAACTGTTGAAACAGACGGATACAACGCTATCCAAGTTGGTTTCGATGACAAACGCGAAGTATTGAGCAACAAACCTGCTAAAGGACATGTAGCGAAAGCTAACACGGCTCCTAAGCGCTTCATTCGTGAATTCAAAAACGTTGAAGGCTTGGAAGTTGGTGCTGAAATTACAGTTGAAACATTCGCAGCTGGAGACGTTGTTGACGTAACTGGTACTTCTAAAGGTAAAGGTTTCCAAGGTGTTATCAAACGCCACGGACAATCACGTGGACCAATGGCTCACGGTTCTCGTTACCACCGTCGTCCAGGTTCTATGGGACCTGTTGCACCTAACCGCGTATTCAAAGGTAAAAACCTTGCAGGACGTATGGGTGGCGACCGCGTAACAATTCAAAACCTTGAAGTTGTACAAGTTGTTCCAGAAAAGAACGTTATCCTTATCAAAGGTAACGTACCAGGTGCTAAGAAATCTCTTATCACTATCAAGTCAGCAGTTAAAGCTGGTAAATAATAAGGAAAGGGGAATACAGTCAAAATGGCAAATGTAACATTATTCGACCAAACTGGTAAACAAGCGGGCGAAGTTGTTCTTAATGATGCAATCTTTGGTATCGAACCAAATGAATCTGTTGTGTTTGATGTGATCATCAGCCAACGTGCTAGCCTTCGTCAAGGAACTCACGCAGTTAAAAACCGCTCAGCTGTTTCAGGTGGCGGACGCAAACCATGGCGTCAAAAAGGAACTGGACGTGCTCGTCAAGGTTCTATCCGCTCTCCACAATGGCGTGGTGGTGGAATCGTCTTCGGACCAACTCCACGTAGCTATGCGTACAAACTTCCTCAAAAAGTTCGTCGCCTTGCGCTTAAATCTGTTTACTCAGAAAAAGTTGCTGAAAATAAATTTGTAGCCGTTGATTCTCTTGAATTTACAGCTCCAAAAACTGCTGAATTTGCAAAAGTTCTTGCAGCTTTGAGCATCGATTCTAAAGTCCTTGTTATTCTTGAAGAAGGAAACGAATTCGCAGCTCTCTCAGCTCGTAACCTTCCAAACGTGAAAGTTGCGACTGCTACAACTGCAAGTGTTCTTGACATCGCAAATAGTGACAAACTTCTTGTTACTCAAGCAGCTATCTCTAAAATCGAGGAGGTTCTTGCATAATGAATTTGTATGATGTTATCAAAAAACCTGTAATCACTGAAAGCTCAATGGCTCAACTTGAAGCAGGAAAATATGTATTTGAAGTTGACACTCGTGCACACAAACTTTTGATCAAGCAAGCTGTTGAAGCTGCTTTCGAAGGTGTTAAAGTTGCAAATGTTAACACAATCAACGTAAAACCAAAAGCTAAACGTGTTGGACGTTACACTGGTTTTACTAACAAAACTAAAAAAGCTATCATCACACTTACAGCTGATTCTAAAGCAATCGAGTTGTTTGCTGCTGAAGCTGAATAATCTAAGGAGGAAATATCGTGGGAATTCGTGTTTATAAACCAACAACAAACGGTCGCCGTAATATGACTTCTTTGGATTTCGCTGAAATCACAACAAGCACTCCTGAAAAATCATTGCTTGTTGCATTGAAGAGCAAGGCTGGTCGTAACAACAACGGTCGTATCACAGTTCGTCACCAAGGTGGTGGACACAAACGTTTCTACCGTTTGGTTGACTTCAAACGTAACAAAGACAACGTTGAAGCAGTTGTTAAAACAATCGAGTACGATCCAAACCGTTCTGCAAACATCGCTCTTGTACACTACACTGACGGTGTGAAAGCATACATCATCGCTCCAAAAGGTCTTGAAGTTGGTCAACGTATCGTTTCAGGTCCAGAAGCAGATATCAAAGTCGGAAACGCACTTCCACTTGCTAACATCCCAGTTGGTACTTTGATCCACAACATCGAGTTGAAACCAGGTCGTGGTGGTGAATTGGTACGTGCTGCTGGTGCATCTGCTCAAGTATTGGGTTCTGAAGGCAAATACGTTCTTGTTCGTCTTCAATCAGGTGAAGTTCGTATGATTCTTGGAACTTGCCGTGCTACAGTTGGTGTTGTCGGAAACGAACAACATGGACTTGTAAACCTTGGTAAAGCAGGACGTAGCCGTTGGAAAGGTATCCGCCCAACAGTTCGTGGTTCTGTAATGAACCCTAACGATCACCCACACGGTGGTGGTGAAGGTAAAGCACCAGTTGGTCGTAAAGCACCATCTACTCCATGGGGCAAACCTGCTCTTGGTCTTAAAACTCGTAACAAGAAAGCGAAATCTGACAAACTTATCGTTCGTCGTCGCAACGAGAAATAATATTAAACTAGTCGCTTAAGCAACTAGTAAATCCGCCAGCTCGGTAGCGCTACATGTGAGCGCAAGCCGCTGTGGTACAACATTTAAAGGAGAAAATATAAAAATGGGACGCAGTCTTAAAAAAGGACCTTTCGTCGATGAGCATTTGATGAAAAAAGTTGAAGCTCAAGCTAACGACGAAAAGAAAAAAGTTATTAAAACTTGGTCACGTCGTTCAACGATCTTCCCAAGTTTCATTGGTTACACTATTGCAGTTTATGACGGTCGTAAACACGTACCTGTTTACATCCAAGAAGACATGGTAGGTCACAAACTTGGTGAATTTGCACCAACTCGTACTTACAAAGGTCACGCTGCAGACGACAAGAAAACACGTAGAAAATAAGGAGAACATAAATGGCAGAAATTACTTCAGCTAAAGCAATGGCTCGTACAGTACGTGTTTCACCTCGTAAATCACGTCTTGTTCTTGATAACATCCGTGGAAAAAGCGTAGCCGATGCAATCGCAATCTTGACATTCACTCCAAACAAAGCTGCTGAAATCATCTTGAAAGTTTTGAACTCAGCTGTAGCTAACGCTGAAAACAACTTTGGTTTGGATAAAGCTAACTTGGTAGTATCTGAAGCATTCGCAAACGAAGGACCAACTATGAAACGTTTCCGTCCACGTGCGAAAGGTTCAGCTTCACCAATCAACAAACGTACAGCTCACATCACTGTAGCTGTTGCAGAAAAATAAGGAGGTAAAATCGTGGGTCAAAAAGTACATCCAATTGGTATGCGTGTCGGCATCATCCGTGATTGGGATGCCAAATGGTATGCTGAAAAAGAATACGCGGATTACCTTCATGAAGATCTTGCAATCCGTAAATTCGTTCAAAAAGAACTTGCTGACGCAGCAGTTTCAACTATCGAAATCGAACGCGCAGTAAACAAAGTTAACGTTTCACTTCACACTGCTAAACCAGGTATGGTTATCGGTAAAGGTGGTGCTAACGTTGATGCACTCCGTGCAAAACTTAACAAATTGACTGGAAAACAAGTACACATCAACATCATCGAAATCAAACAACCTGATTTGGATGCTCACCTTGTAGGTGAAGGAATTGCTCGTCAATTGGAGCAACGTGTTGCTTTCCGTCGTTCACAAAAACAAGCAATCCAACGTGCAATGCGTGCTGGAGCTAAAGGAATCAAAACTCAAGTATCAGGTCGTTTGAACGGTGCAGATATCGCCCGTGCTGAAGGATACTCTGAAGGAACTGTTCCACTTCACACACTTCGTGCAGATATCGATTACGCTTGGGAAGAAGCAGATACTACATACGGTAAACTTGGTGTTAAAGTATGGATCTACCGTGGTGAAGTTCTTCCAGCTCGCAAAAACACTAAAGGAGGTAAATAACCAATGTTAGTACCTAAACGTGTTAAACACCGTCGTGAATTCCGTGGAAAAATGCGCGGTGAAGCAAAAGGTGGAAAAGAAGTAGCATTCGGTGAATACGGTCTTCAAGCTACAACTAGCCACTGGATCACTAACCGCCAAATCGAAGCTGCTCGTATCGCCATGACTCGTTACATGAAACGTGGTGGTAAAGTTTGGATTAAAATCTTCCCACACAAATCATACACTGCTAAAGCTATCGGTGTGCGTATGGGATCTGGTAAAGGGGCACCTGAAGGTTGGGTAGCACCAGTTAAACGTGGTAAAGTGATGTTCGAAATCGCTGGTGTATCTGAAGAGATCGCTCGCGAAGCGCTTCGTCTTGCTAGCCACAAATTGCCAGTTAAATGTAAATTCGTAAAACGTGAAGCAGAATAAGGAGAAGGCATGAAACTTAATGAAGTAAAAGAATTTGTTAAAGAACTTCGTGGTCTTTCTCAAGAAGAACTCGCGAAGCGCGAAAACGAATTGAAAAAAGAATTGTTTGAACTTCGTTTCCAAGCTGCTACTGGTCAATTGGAACAAACAGCTCGCTTGAAAGAAGTTAAAAAACAAATCGCTCGTATCAAAACAGTTCAATCTGAAGCGAAATAATAGACTAGGGAAGGAGAAATTTCAATGGAACGCAATAATCGTAAAGTTCTTGTTGGACGTGTTGTATCTGACAAAATGGACAAGACAATCACAGTTGTAGTTGAAACAAAACGTAACCACCCAGTCTATGGTAAACGTATTAACTACTCTAAAAAATACAAAGCTCATGATGAAAACAATGTTGCCAAAGAAGGCGATATCGTACGTATCATGGAAACTCGCCCGCTTTCAGCTACAAAACGTTTCCGTCTTGTAGAAGTTGTTGAAGAAGCGGTCATCATCTAATCAAACCTGAAAGGAGAAAACTGAAATGATTCAAACAGAAACTCGTTTGAAAGTCGCAGACAACAGCGGTGCTCGCGAAATCTTGACTATCAAAGTTCTTGGTGGTTCAGGACGTAAATTTGCAAACATCGGTGATGTTATCGTGGCATCTGTAAAACAAGCTACTCCTGGTGGTGCGGTTAAAAAAGGTGACGTTGTTAAAGCAGTTATCGTTCGTACTAAATCAGGTGCTCGTCGTGCTGATGGTTCATACATCAAATTTGACGAAAACGCAGCAGTTATCATCCGTGAAGATAAAACTCCTCGCGGAACACGTATCTTTGGCCCAGTTGCACGTGAATTGCGTGAAGGTGGCTTCATGAAGATCGTGTCACTTGCTCCAGAAGTACTTTAATTTTTAGAAACAAACTAGTCCCCTGGATTTACCTCCAGGGTGCCCTTATGGGCGTAAGAAAAATCAAGGAGAAACCTAATGTTTGTAAAAAAAGGCGACAAAGTTCGCGTAATCGCTGGTAAAGATAAGGGAACAGAAGCTGTTGTCCTTACTGCCCTTCCAAAAGTAAACAAAGTTATCGTTGAAGGTGTTAACATCGTTAAGAAACACCAACGTCCAACTAACGAACTTCCTCAAGGTGGTATCATCGAGAAAGAAGCAGCTATCCACGTATCAAACGTTCAAGTTTTGGACAAAAATGGTGTAGCTGGTCGTGTTGGTTACAAATTTGTAGACGGTAAAAAAGTTCGCTACAACAAAAAATCAGGCGAAGTGCTTGATTAATCACGAAGGAAAGGAGAAGTATAATGGCAAATCGTTTAAAAGAAAAATATCTTAATGAAGTAGTTCCTGCTTTGACAGAACAATTCAACTACTCATCAGTGATGGCTGTGCCTAAAGTAGATAAGATCGTTTTGAACATGGGTGTTGGTGAAGCTGTATCAAACGCTAAAAGCCTTGAAAAAGCTGCTGAAGAATTGGCACTTATCTCAGGTCAAAAACCACTTATCACTAAAGCTAAAAAATCAATCGCCGGCTTCCGTCTTCGTGAAGGTGTTGCGATCGGTGCAAAAGTTACCCTTCGTGGTGAACGTATGTACGAATTCTTGGATAAATTGGTTTCAGTTTCACTTCCACGTGTACGTGACTTCCACGGTGTTCCAACAAAATCATTTGATGGACGCGGAAACTACACACTTGGTGTGAAAGAACAATTGATTTTCCCAGAAATCAACTTCGATGACGTTGACAAAACTCGTGGTCTTGACATCGTTATCGTAACAACTGCTAACACTGACGAAGAGTCACGTGCATTGCTTACAGGCCTTGGAATGCCTTTTGCAAAATAATATAGGAGGTAAATCTAATGGCTAAAAAATCAATGATTGCTAAGAACAAACGTCCAGCGAAGTTCTCTACTCAAGCTTATACTCGTTGTGAAAAATGTGGTCGTCCACATTCAGTTTACCGCAAATTTAAACTTTGCCGTGTTTGCTTCCGTGAATTAGCTTACAAAGGACAAATTCCTGGTGTAACAAAAGCATCTTGGTAATTCTAGCTTTCAATCCCGTCGTGATTCGTCGTTATCTGCTTTTGCCTAACTCAAGTTATGCCTGCAAGCAGATGCCTAGACTCACTTAGGAATTGAAACCTAGAAACATATTCTGAGCCTAGCTCAATCATTAACTAGCAAGTGCAACTTGCAAACTACTAGTAAGAGGAGAAAAACAAAATGGTTATGACTGACCCAATCGCAGACTTCCTAACTCGTATTCGTAATGCTAACCAAGCTAAACACGAAGTACTTGAAGTACCTGCATCAAACATCAAAAAAGGGATTGCTGAAATCCTTAAACGCGAAGGTTTTGTAAAAAACGTTGAAATCATCGAAGATGACAAACAAGGCATCATCCGTGTATTTCTTAAATACGGACCAAACGGTGAAAAAGTTATCACTAACTTGAAACGTGTTTCTAAACCAGGACTTCGTGTCTACAAAAAACGTGAAGACCTTCCAAAAGTTCTTAACGGACTTGGAATTGCTATCCTTTCAACTTCTGAAGGTTTGCTTACTGATAAAGAAGCACGCCAAAAGAATGTTGGTGGAGAAGTTATCGCTTACGTTTGGTAATATTTAGCTCTCAATTTCTTTGTGACTCTTCGTTATCGTCTCTTGCCTAACCTAAAGTTATGCCTGCGAGACGATGCCTAGATTCACTTTGAAATTGAAACCTAAATGTTCCTTTAAATCGAGAAATCGATTTAGCCCCCGTGAAAACTGGCCGTTCTGGCCTGACAATCTAACAGGAGAAAATAAACATGTCACGTATTGGTAATAAAGTTATCGTGTTGCCTGCTGGTGTTGAAATCACTAACAATGACAACGTTGTAACTGTAAAAGGACCTAAAGGAGAACTTACTCGTGAGTTCTCAAAAGATATTGAAATCCGTGTGGAAGGTACTGAAGTAACTCTTCACCGTCCAAACGATTCAAAAGAGATGAAAACTATCCACGGAACTACTCGTGCCCTTTTGAACAACATGGTTATTGGTGTATCAGAAGGATTCAAGAAAGAACTTGAAATGCGCGGGGTTGGTTACCGTGCACAACTTCAAGGATCTAAACTTGTTTTGGCTGTTGGTAAATCTCATCCAGACGAAGTTGAAGCTCCAGAAGGAATTACTTTTGAACTTCCAAACCCAACAACAATCGTTGTTAGCGGAATTTCAAAAGAAGTAGTTGGTCAAACAGCTGCTTACGTACGTAGCCTTCGTTCACCAGAACCATATAAAGGTAAAGGTATCCGTTACGTTGGTGAATTCGTTCGCCGTAAAGAAGGTAAAACAGGTAAATAATGTTGAGTGGTTGATTCTCAACCACCAACCTATTTTCCAACTTTGTGCATAGCACACGATTTAAAACTAAAGAGGTGAAAACTGTGATTTCAAAACCAGATAAAAACAAACTCCGCCAAAAACGCCACCGTCGCGTTCGCGGAAAACTCTCTGGAACTGCTGATCGCCCACGTTTGAACGTATTCCGTTCTAATACAGGCATCTACGCTCAAGTGATTGATGACGTAGCGGGTGTAACGCTCGCAAGTGCTTCAACTCTTGACAAAGAAGTTTCAAAAGGAACTAAAACTGAACAAGCCGTTGCTGTCGGTAAACTCGTTGCAGAACGTGCAAACGCTAAAGGTATTTCAGAAGTGGTGTTCGACCGCGGTGGATATCTATATCACGGACGTGTGAAAGCTTTGGCTGATGCAGCTCGTGAAAACGGATTGAAATTCTAATAGGAGGACACTAGAAAATGGCATTTAAAGACAATGCAGTTGAATTAGAAGAACGCGTAGTTGCTGTCAACCGTGTTACAAAAGTTGTTAAAGGTGGACGTCGTCTTCGTTTCGCAGCTCTTGTTGTTGTTGGTGACCACAACGGTCGCGTAGGATTTGGTACTGGTAAAGCTCAAGAAGTTCCAGAAGCAATCCGTAAAGCAGTAGATGATGCTAAGAAAAACTTGATCGAAGTTCCTAT from Streptococcus mitis encodes:
- the rpsH gene encoding 30S ribosomal protein S8, with translation MVMTDPIADFLTRIRNANQAKHEVLEVPASNIKKGIAEILKREGFVKNVEIIEDDKQGIIRVFLKYGPNGEKVITNLKRVSKPGLRVYKKREDLPKVLNGLGIAILSTSEGLLTDKEARQKNVGGEVIAYVW
- the rplF gene encoding 50S ribosomal protein L6, translating into MSRIGNKVIVLPAGVEITNNDNVVTVKGPKGELTREFSKDIEIRVEGTEVTLHRPNDSKEMKTIHGTTRALLNNMVIGVSEGFKKELEMRGVGYRAQLQGSKLVLAVGKSHPDEVEAPEGITFELPNPTTIVVSGISKEVVGQTAAYVRSLRSPEPYKGKGIRYVGEFVRRKEGKTGK
- the rplR gene encoding 50S ribosomal protein L18 is translated as MISKPDKNKLRQKRHRRVRGKLSGTADRPRLNVFRSNTGIYAQVIDDVAGVTLASASTLDKEVSKGTKTEQAVAVGKLVAERANAKGISEVVFDRGGYLYHGRVKALADAARENGLKF